From one Rosa rugosa chromosome 4, drRosRugo1.1, whole genome shotgun sequence genomic stretch:
- the LOC133707422 gene encoding tubulin beta chain-like gives MREILHIQGGQCGNQIGSKFWEVVCDEHGIDPTGRYNGTTDTQLERVNVYYNEASGGRYVPRAVLMDLEPGTMDSIRAGPYGQIFRPDNFVFGQSGAGNNWAKGHYTEGAELIDTVLDVVRKEAENCDCLQGFQVCHSLGGGTGSGMGTLLISKIREEFPDRMMLTFSVFPSPKVSDTVVEPYNATLSVHQLVENADECMVLDNEALYDICLRTLKLTTPNFGDLNHLISGTMSGVTCCLRFPGQLNSDLRKLAVNLIPFPRLHFFMVGFAPLTSRNSQQYSSLSVPELTQQMWDAKNMMCAADPRHGRYLTASAMFRGKMSTKEVDEQMMNVQNKNSSYFVEWIPNNVKSSVCDIPPKGLTMSSTFIGNSTSIQEMFRRVSEQFTAMFRRKAFLHWYTGEGMDEMEFTEAESNMNDLVAEYQQYQDATVEEDVEYEEEEVIGGVEN, from the exons ATGAGAGAGATCCTTCACATCCAGGGAGGGCAATGCGGGAATCAAATAGGGTCCAAGTTCTGGGAGGTGGTCTGCGACGAGCACGGCATAGACCCGACCGGCCGGTACAACGGCACCACTGATACTCAGTTGGAGAGAGTCAATGTGTATTACAACGAAGCCAGCGGAGGCCGGTACGTGCCCCGGGCGGTGCTGATGGACTTGGAACCGGGTACGATGGACAGCATCCGGGCCGGGCCGTACGGGCAGATTTTCCGACCAGATAACTTCGTCTTCGGGCAGTCCGGCGCCGGCAACAACTGGGCGAAAGGGCATTACACTGAAGGCGCGGAGCTTATTGATACGGTGCTCGATGTTGTTAGGAAAGAGGCAGAGAATTGTGATTGCTTGCAAG GATTTCAAGTATGTCATTCACTTGGTGGTGGAACTGGGTCTGGAATGGGAACTCTGCTCATTTCAAAGATCCGAGAAGAGTTTCCAGACCGAATGATGCTCACCTTCTCTGTCTTTCCATCTCCGAAGGTATCAGACACCGTTGTGGAGCCTTACAATGCAACACTTTCTGTTCACCAACTTGTTGAGAACGCGGATGAGTGTATGGTCCTTGACAATGAAGCACTCTATGATATCTGCTTGAGGACTCTCAAGCTCACCACGCCAAACT TTGGGGATTTGAATCATCTAATCTCGGGAACCATGAGTGGAGTCACTTGTTGTCTACGATTCCCTGGTCAGCTAAATTCAGACCTCCGAAAACTAGCTGTGAACTTAATCCCATTCCCTCGACTTCACTTCTTCATGGTGGGATTTGCACCTCTGACATCTAGAAATTCACAGCAGTACAGCTCCCTAAGTGTCCCGGAACTTACACAACAAATGTGGGATGCCAAGAACATGATGTGTGCAGCTGATCCACGCCACGGCCGTTACCTCACAGCATCAGCCATGTTTAGAGGCAAAATGAGCACAAAAGAAGTCGACGAGCAGATGATGAATGTGCAGAACAAGAACTCCTCCTACTTTGTTGAGTGGATCCCCAACAATGTCAAGTCCAGTGTTTGTGACATCCCGCCTAAAGGTCTCACCATGTCTTCAACTTTCATTGGGAATTCCACCTCCATACAAGAGATGTTCCGAAGAGTAAGCGAACAGTTCACAGCCATGTTTaggaggaaggccttcttgcaCTGGTATACGGGAGAAGGAATGGACGAGATGGAATTCACTGAAGCCGAGAGTAACATGAATGATCTCGTTGCTGAATATCAACAGTACCAAGATGCTACGGTTGAAGAAGATGTTgagtatgaagaagaagaagtgattGGCGGTGTTGAAAACTGA
- the LOC133707421 gene encoding uncharacterized protein LOC133707421, with translation MACSSSNIWRVTTLDSGSKISSYFSNPASMFLFFSTTIPNKRRRLIACSLDPISTSSLTSQNATHKNRTDKKSVEIQRTNDETFSVLHSDEHKPYEKKIKNSKKDEAKNKGLKSGSKKRRPLWQKAFFASKKMRSILLLNAITIVYASDIPVIKEVETIMDPAAFSAVRFIMSAIPFLPFVFRSRGDVQIRNAGIELGFWISLGYLLEALGLLTSDAGRASFISLFTVIVVPLLDGLFGSIIPARTWFGLLMSALGVGMLECSGSPPNVGDLFNFLSAIFFGIHMLRTEHISRSTKKENFLAILGYEVSVVAVLSTIWVFIGGWFDGAQTSNQLTWTWTEMWDWLVAFPWIPALYTGAFSTGICLWIEIAAMRDVSATETAIIYGLEPLWGAGFAWFLLGERWGALGWIGAALVLGGSLVVQIFGSSTSKEFIVSEESKEKGDLLRVPVDQKLQNGLSTSPLVVRSKKDLTDFL, from the exons ATGGCTTGTTCATCATCAAATATATGGAGGGTGACAACACTTGACTCTGGCTCAAAAATTTCAAGCTACTTTAGCAACCCTGCCTCCATGTTCCTCTTCTTTTCCACTACCATTCCCAACAAACGGCGGCGTCTAATCGCTTGTTCATTAGATCCCATCTCCACTTCATCACTAACATCTCAGAATGCTACTCACAAGAACAGAACAGACAAGAAATCTGTTGAAATTCAAAGAACCAATGATGAGACTTTCTCTGTTTTACACAGTGATGAGCACAAACCATATGAGAAGAAGATCAAGAACAGCAAGAAGGATGAAGCTAAGAATAAGGGGTTGAAATCTGGTTCCAAAAAGCGACGACCTTTGTGGCAAAAGGCTTTTTTTGCATCCAAGAAGATGAGGAGTATTCTGTTGCTCAATGCAATCACAATTGTCTATG CAAGTGACATTCCAGTTATTAAAGAAGTTGAAACTATCATGGACCCAGCAGCCTTCTCAGCGGTGCGGTTTATCATGTCAGCAATTCCATTTCTGCCATTCGTGTTTCGATCACGGGGTGATGTTCAGATCCGAAATGCAGGGATTGAGTTGGGGTTCTGGATCAGTCTAGGCTACCTTCTTGAGGCACTTGGTTTACTTACATCTGATGCTGGCCGTGCATCGTTTATTTCCCTCTTCACA GTTATTGTGGTACCTTTGCTTGATGGCTTGTTTGGATCAATCATACCTGCTAGAACCTGGTTCGGCCTTCTCATGTCTGCTCTTGGGGTTGGTATGCTGGAATGCAGCGGATCACCTCCAAAT GTTGGAGATCTCTTCAACTTCTTGAGTGCAATATTTTTTGGAATTCACATGCTTCGAACTGAGCATATTTCAAGAAGCACAAAGAAGGAGAACTTCTTAGCAATTCTTGGATATGAG GTCAGTGTTGTTGCTGTCTTATCCACAATCTGGGTTTTTATTGGAGGGTGGTTTGATGGTGCCCAAACTTCCAACCAATTAACATGGACGTGGACAGAGATGTGGGATTGGCTTGTTGCATTTCCATGGATACCTGCACTTTATACTGGTGCATTTTCAACTGGGATATGCTTATGGATTGAG ATTGCAGCGATGCGCGATGTTTCAGCAACAGAAACAGCCATAATTTATGGGCTGGAGCCACTGTGGGGAGCTGGATTTGCATGGTTTCTTCTTGGTGAAAGATGGGGAGCACTTGGATGGATCGGTGCAGCTCTTGTGCTTG GTGGAAGCCTAGTGGTGCAGATATTTGGGTCCTCCACTTCTAAAGAATTTATAGTTTCTGAAGAGAGCAAGGAGAAAGGTGATCTCCTAAGGGTTCCAGTTgaccaaaaattacaaaatggTCTCTCTACTTCTCCATTAGTTGTCAGGTCCAAAAAGGATCTAACAGATTTTCTATAG
- the LOC133707420 gene encoding phosphoethanolamine N-methyltransferase 2-like isoform X2, whose protein sequence is MASANGNGNGQEREIQKSYWEENSTDLTVESMMLDSKASDLDKEERPEVLSMLPPYEGKSVLELGAGIGRFTGELAQKAGQLIAMDFIDNVIKKNESINGHHKNVKFMCADVTSPGLKISEESVDLIFSNWLLMYLSDKEVENLAERMMKWLKVGGYIFFRESCFHQSGDSKRKYNPTHYREPRFYSRVFKECHMCDESGNNFELSLVSCKCIGAYVRNKKNQNQICWIWQKVASQNDRKFQQFLDNVQYKSNGILRYERVFGRGFVSTGGIETTKEFVAKLELEPGQKVLDVGCGIGGGDFYMASTFDVEVVGIDLSVNMISFALEQSIGLKCAVEFEVVDCTTKTYPDNTFDVIYSRDTILHIQDKPALFRSFYKWLKPGGKVLITDYCRSAGTPSADFAEYIKQRGYDLHDVKAYGQMLTDAGFDDVIAEDRTDQFIKVLQRELNAVEKDKDAFIEDFSEEDYNDIVGGWKAKLVRTNSGEQKWGLFIAKKK, encoded by the exons ATGGCTTCCGCTAACGGAAATGGAAATG GACAAGAGCGTGAGATACAGAAGAGTTATTGGGAGGAGAACTCGACCGATTTGACGGTCGAGTCAATGATGCTGGATTCCAAAGCCTCCGATCTTGACAAAGAAGAGCGACCTGAG GTGCTTTCCATGCTCCCACCGTATGAGGGTAAATCGGTTTTGGAACTGGGAGCTGGGATTGGTCGTTTCACCGGCGAATTAGCACAAAAGGCTGGTCAGCTTATTGCAATGGACTTCATTGACAATGTGATAAAGAAG AATGAAAGCATCAATGGACACCATAAGAACGTCAAGTTCATGTGTGCTGATGTGACATCCCCCGGCCTGAAGATATCTGAAGAATCAGTGGATTTGATATTCTCAAACTGGCTTCTTATGTATCTATCTGATAAGGAG GTGGAGAATTTGGCAGAAAGGATGATGAAATGGTTGAAGGTTGGTGGATATATTTTCTTCCGAGAATCTTGTTTCCACCAATCCGGAGACTCTAAGCGGAAATACAACCCAACCCATTACCGAGAGCCCCGATTTTACAGCAGA GTGTTTAAAGAATGCCATATGTGTGATGAATCTGGGAATAACTTTGAACTCTCTCTTGTTAGCTGCAAATGTATTGGAGCTTATGTTCGGAACAAAAAGAATCAAAATCAG ATTTGCTGGATATGGCAGAAGGTTGCTTCACAGAATGATAGAAAGTTCCAGCAGTTCTTAGATAATGTCCAGTATAAGAGTAATGGCATATTAAGATATGAGCGTGTCTTTGGACGGGGATTTGTGAGCACAGGAGGCATTG AGACAACTAAGGAATTTGTGGCAAAGTTGGAACTTGAGCCTGGCCAGAAAGTTTTAGATGTTGGCTGTGGAATTGGGGGAGGTGACTTTTACATGGCCAGTACCTTTGATGTTGAGGTTGTTGGCATTGACCTCTCTGTAAACATGATTTCCTTTGCCCTTGAACAATCCATTGGACTGAAATGTGCTGTTGAGTTTGAAGTTGTGGATTGCACCACAAAAACATATCCAGACAACACCTTTGATGTGATATACAGCCGCGATACCATTTTACACATTCAA GACAAGCCTGCATTATTCCGATCCTTTTACAAGTGGTTGAAGCCAGGAGGTAAAGTTCTCATCACTGACTACTGTAGGAGTGCTGGAACTCCTTCTGCAGATTTTGCCGAGTACATAAAGCAAAGAGGATATGACCTCCATGATGTAAAAGCATATGGTCAG ATGCTTACGGATGCTGGTTTTGATGATGTCATTGCTGAGGATCGTACTGATCAG TTCATAAAAGTTCTGCAGCGGGAATTGAATGCCGTTGAGAAGGACAAGGATGCATTCATTGAGGACTTTTCTGAA GAGGACTACAATGACATAGTTGGTGGATGGAAGGCAAAGCTGGTCAGGACCAACTCAGGAGAGCAGAAGTGGGGCCTCTTCATTGCCAAGAAGAAATGA
- the LOC133707420 gene encoding phosphoethanolamine N-methyltransferase 2-like isoform X1, protein MASANGNGNGGQEREIQKSYWEENSTDLTVESMMLDSKASDLDKEERPEVLSMLPPYEGKSVLELGAGIGRFTGELAQKAGQLIAMDFIDNVIKKNESINGHHKNVKFMCADVTSPGLKISEESVDLIFSNWLLMYLSDKEVENLAERMMKWLKVGGYIFFRESCFHQSGDSKRKYNPTHYREPRFYSRVFKECHMCDESGNNFELSLVSCKCIGAYVRNKKNQNQICWIWQKVASQNDRKFQQFLDNVQYKSNGILRYERVFGRGFVSTGGIETTKEFVAKLELEPGQKVLDVGCGIGGGDFYMASTFDVEVVGIDLSVNMISFALEQSIGLKCAVEFEVVDCTTKTYPDNTFDVIYSRDTILHIQDKPALFRSFYKWLKPGGKVLITDYCRSAGTPSADFAEYIKQRGYDLHDVKAYGQMLTDAGFDDVIAEDRTDQFIKVLQRELNAVEKDKDAFIEDFSEEDYNDIVGGWKAKLVRTNSGEQKWGLFIAKKK, encoded by the exons ATGGCTTCCGCTAACGGAAATGGAAATG GAGGACAAGAGCGTGAGATACAGAAGAGTTATTGGGAGGAGAACTCGACCGATTTGACGGTCGAGTCAATGATGCTGGATTCCAAAGCCTCCGATCTTGACAAAGAAGAGCGACCTGAG GTGCTTTCCATGCTCCCACCGTATGAGGGTAAATCGGTTTTGGAACTGGGAGCTGGGATTGGTCGTTTCACCGGCGAATTAGCACAAAAGGCTGGTCAGCTTATTGCAATGGACTTCATTGACAATGTGATAAAGAAG AATGAAAGCATCAATGGACACCATAAGAACGTCAAGTTCATGTGTGCTGATGTGACATCCCCCGGCCTGAAGATATCTGAAGAATCAGTGGATTTGATATTCTCAAACTGGCTTCTTATGTATCTATCTGATAAGGAG GTGGAGAATTTGGCAGAAAGGATGATGAAATGGTTGAAGGTTGGTGGATATATTTTCTTCCGAGAATCTTGTTTCCACCAATCCGGAGACTCTAAGCGGAAATACAACCCAACCCATTACCGAGAGCCCCGATTTTACAGCAGA GTGTTTAAAGAATGCCATATGTGTGATGAATCTGGGAATAACTTTGAACTCTCTCTTGTTAGCTGCAAATGTATTGGAGCTTATGTTCGGAACAAAAAGAATCAAAATCAG ATTTGCTGGATATGGCAGAAGGTTGCTTCACAGAATGATAGAAAGTTCCAGCAGTTCTTAGATAATGTCCAGTATAAGAGTAATGGCATATTAAGATATGAGCGTGTCTTTGGACGGGGATTTGTGAGCACAGGAGGCATTG AGACAACTAAGGAATTTGTGGCAAAGTTGGAACTTGAGCCTGGCCAGAAAGTTTTAGATGTTGGCTGTGGAATTGGGGGAGGTGACTTTTACATGGCCAGTACCTTTGATGTTGAGGTTGTTGGCATTGACCTCTCTGTAAACATGATTTCCTTTGCCCTTGAACAATCCATTGGACTGAAATGTGCTGTTGAGTTTGAAGTTGTGGATTGCACCACAAAAACATATCCAGACAACACCTTTGATGTGATATACAGCCGCGATACCATTTTACACATTCAA GACAAGCCTGCATTATTCCGATCCTTTTACAAGTGGTTGAAGCCAGGAGGTAAAGTTCTCATCACTGACTACTGTAGGAGTGCTGGAACTCCTTCTGCAGATTTTGCCGAGTACATAAAGCAAAGAGGATATGACCTCCATGATGTAAAAGCATATGGTCAG ATGCTTACGGATGCTGGTTTTGATGATGTCATTGCTGAGGATCGTACTGATCAG TTCATAAAAGTTCTGCAGCGGGAATTGAATGCCGTTGAGAAGGACAAGGATGCATTCATTGAGGACTTTTCTGAA GAGGACTACAATGACATAGTTGGTGGATGGAAGGCAAAGCTGGTCAGGACCAACTCAGGAGAGCAGAAGTGGGGCCTCTTCATTGCCAAGAAGAAATGA